From Cellulomonas dongxiuzhuiae, the proteins below share one genomic window:
- the manD gene encoding D-mannonate dehydratase ManD, with translation MSGTAIRTAEVLVSSPGRNFVTLRIVTQDGVEGLGDATLNGRELSVASYLTDHVVPLLIGRDAHTIEDTWQFLYRSAYWRRGPVTMAAIAAVDVALWDIKAKLAGMPLYQLLGGASRRGIMAYGHASGRDVPELLDSIRQHLDEGFRSIRVQTAVPGITAVYGVAAQPSSSGRYDYEPAQRAPLPAEEDWDTRAYLRHIPRVFEAVRNEFGPELPLLHDGHHRMTPIQAARLGKDLEPYDLFWLEDCTPAENQDALRLVRQHTTTPLAIGEVFNTVWDYQTLIREQLIDYVRSAVTHTGGITALRRILDYAAQYQIKSGIHGPTDISPVGMAAALHLDLAIHNFGIQEYMKHSATTDEVFRTSFTFADGHLHPGHEPGLGVTYDDDAASRHPYQAAYLPFNRLKDGTVHDW, from the coding sequence ATGTCCGGCACCGCCATCCGCACTGCCGAGGTACTGGTCTCCAGCCCTGGTCGCAACTTCGTCACGTTACGCATCGTCACGCAGGACGGTGTGGAGGGTCTGGGCGACGCCACCCTCAACGGACGCGAGCTGTCCGTCGCCAGCTACCTCACCGACCACGTCGTCCCTCTGCTCATCGGCAGGGACGCGCACACCATTGAGGACACGTGGCAGTTCCTCTACCGCAGCGCCTACTGGCGGCGCGGGCCCGTGACGATGGCCGCGATCGCGGCGGTCGACGTCGCGCTGTGGGACATCAAGGCCAAGCTCGCCGGCATGCCGCTGTACCAGCTGCTCGGCGGCGCCTCGCGCCGCGGGATCATGGCGTACGGGCACGCGTCGGGCCGTGACGTCCCCGAGCTGCTGGACTCGATCCGTCAGCACCTCGACGAGGGCTTCCGCTCCATCCGCGTGCAGACCGCGGTGCCCGGGATCACGGCCGTGTACGGCGTCGCCGCCCAGCCGTCGTCGTCCGGGCGCTACGACTACGAGCCCGCCCAGCGCGCGCCCCTGCCGGCCGAGGAGGACTGGGACACGCGCGCCTACCTGCGGCACATCCCCCGCGTCTTCGAGGCCGTGCGCAACGAGTTCGGCCCCGAGCTGCCGCTGCTGCACGACGGCCACCACCGCATGACACCCATCCAGGCCGCGCGCCTGGGCAAGGACCTCGAGCCGTACGACCTGTTCTGGCTCGAGGACTGCACGCCGGCCGAGAACCAGGACGCGCTGCGCCTCGTGCGCCAGCACACGACCACGCCGCTGGCGATCGGCGAGGTCTTCAACACCGTGTGGGACTACCAGACGCTCATCCGCGAGCAGCTCATCGACTACGTCCGCTCGGCCGTCACCCACACGGGCGGCATCACCGCGCTGCGACGGATCCTGGACTACGCCGCGCAGTACCAGATCAAGTCCGGGATCCACGGGCCGACCGACATCTCGCCCGTCGGCATGGCCGCCGCGCTGCACCTGGACCTCGCGATCCACAACTTCGGGATCCAGGAGTACATGAAGCACTCCGCGACGACGGACGAGGTGTTCCGCACGTCGTTCACGTTCGCCGACGGCCACCTGCACCCGGGCCACGAGCCCGGCCTCGGCGTCACCTACGACGACGACGCGGCCTCGCGGCACCCGTACCAGGCGGCGTACCTGCCGTTCAACCGGCTCAAGGACGGCACGGTGCACGACTGGTGA
- the recQ gene encoding DNA helicase RecQ, translating into MQSDPALPQARRRRSTASADEAPVADVPTWDDEPAEPWWDEAPPPDDAPPPEAWADEPWSGAPSPGRTTARHPDAPRSTAAGTPAPSHGTPADVLHRVWGYDAFRGDQAAIVDTVVAGGDAVVLMPTGGGKSLCYQVPALVREGTGVVVSPLIALMQDQVDALSALGVRAGFLNSTQERQQRRAVEDAFLAGELDLLYLAPERLRVPETLDLLDRGHVALFAIDEAHCVSQWGHDFRPDYLALSLLHERWPDVPRVALTATATHATHREICERLQLTDAAQFVASFDRPNIRYRIVPKDNPRAQLLHLLRTEHDGDAGIVYCLSRASVEQTAAALRKEGIDALPYHAGLDRRVRAANQSRFLRDDGVVMVATIAFGMGIDKPDVRFVAHLDLPKSVEGYYQETGRAGRDGLPSTAWLAYGLADVVQQRRMIDTSEGDAAHKRRLTQHLDAMLALCETVDCRRTQLLAYFGQESGGPCGNCDTCLEPPESWDGTVPAQKLLSTVVRLDQRGQRYGVGHLVDILRGKVTPRVQQLGHEALSTFGIGQDLSDGEWRGVVRQLLAAELLAVDTEGYGTIRLLPASADVLRGEREVRLRREAARTARAPRERRGSGKAAAAADLTGADAGAFEALRAWRAAAAKEQGVPAYVVFHDATLREIVTRRPTSRAELGTISGIGAAKLDRYAEGVLATLGTLPEG; encoded by the coding sequence GTGCAGTCGGACCCCGCCCTCCCGCAGGCCCGTCGACGACGGTCGACGGCCTCCGCCGACGAGGCGCCGGTCGCCGACGTCCCGACGTGGGACGACGAGCCGGCCGAGCCCTGGTGGGACGAGGCACCGCCGCCCGACGACGCACCCCCGCCCGAGGCCTGGGCCGACGAGCCGTGGTCCGGCGCCCCGTCGCCGGGCCGGACGACGGCGCGGCACCCCGACGCCCCCCGCAGCACGGCCGCGGGGACACCTGCGCCGTCGCACGGCACCCCGGCCGACGTGCTGCACCGCGTGTGGGGCTACGACGCGTTCCGGGGCGACCAGGCCGCGATCGTCGACACGGTCGTCGCGGGCGGCGACGCGGTCGTGCTCATGCCCACCGGCGGCGGCAAGTCCCTGTGCTACCAGGTGCCCGCGCTGGTCCGCGAGGGCACGGGCGTCGTCGTCTCGCCGCTCATCGCGCTCATGCAGGACCAGGTCGACGCCCTGTCCGCGCTGGGCGTGCGGGCGGGGTTCCTCAACTCCACGCAGGAGCGCCAGCAGCGTCGCGCGGTCGAGGACGCCTTCCTCGCGGGCGAGCTGGACCTGCTGTACCTCGCGCCCGAGCGGCTGCGCGTCCCCGAGACGCTCGACCTGCTGGACCGCGGGCACGTCGCGCTCTTCGCGATCGACGAGGCCCACTGCGTGTCGCAGTGGGGGCACGACTTCCGGCCCGACTACCTCGCGCTGTCGCTGCTGCACGAGCGCTGGCCGGACGTGCCCCGCGTCGCGCTGACCGCGACCGCGACGCACGCGACCCACCGCGAGATCTGCGAACGTCTGCAGCTCACCGACGCCGCGCAGTTCGTCGCGAGCTTCGACCGGCCGAACATCCGCTACCGCATCGTCCCCAAGGACAACCCGCGCGCCCAGCTGCTGCACCTGCTGCGCACCGAGCACGACGGTGACGCGGGCATCGTGTACTGCCTGTCGCGGGCGTCGGTCGAGCAGACCGCCGCGGCGCTGCGCAAGGAGGGCATCGACGCGCTGCCCTACCACGCGGGCCTCGACCGCCGGGTCCGGGCGGCGAACCAGTCGCGGTTCCTGCGCGACGACGGTGTCGTGATGGTCGCGACCATCGCGTTCGGCATGGGCATCGACAAGCCCGACGTGCGGTTCGTCGCGCACCTCGACCTGCCGAAGTCCGTGGAGGGGTACTACCAGGAGACGGGCCGCGCGGGGCGGGACGGCCTGCCGTCGACGGCGTGGCTCGCGTACGGGCTGGCCGACGTCGTGCAGCAGCGCCGCATGATCGACACGTCCGAGGGCGACGCCGCGCACAAGCGGCGCCTGACGCAGCACCTCGACGCGATGCTCGCGCTGTGCGAGACGGTTGACTGCCGCCGCACCCAGCTGCTCGCGTACTTCGGCCAGGAGTCCGGTGGGCCGTGCGGCAACTGCGACACCTGCCTCGAGCCGCCGGAGTCGTGGGACGGCACCGTCCCCGCGCAGAAGCTGCTGTCGACCGTGGTCCGGCTCGACCAGCGCGGGCAGCGCTACGGCGTCGGGCACCTCGTCGACATCCTGCGCGGCAAGGTGACGCCGCGCGTGCAGCAGCTCGGGCACGAGGCGCTCTCGACGTTCGGGATCGGGCAGGACCTGTCGGACGGCGAGTGGCGCGGCGTGGTGCGCCAGCTGCTCGCGGCCGAGCTGCTGGCCGTCGACACCGAGGGGTACGGCACCATCCGGTTGCTGCCCGCGTCGGCCGACGTGCTGCGCGGCGAGCGCGAGGTCCGGCTGCGCCGCGAGGCCGCGCGCACCGCCCGCGCGCCGCGCGAGCGCCGCGGGTCGGGCAAGGCCGCGGCGGCCGCGGACCTGACCGGCGCCGACGCCGGGGCGTTCGAGGCGCTGCGTGCCTGGCGTGCGGCTGCGGCCAAGGAGCAGGGCGTGCCGGCGTACGTCGTGTTCCACGACGCGACGCTGCGCGAGATCGTCACGCGACGGCCGACGTCACGCGCCGAGCTGGGGACGATCAGCGGGATCGGTGCGGCCAAGCTCGACCGCTACGCCGAGGGCGTCCTCGCGACGCTGGGCACGCTCCCGGAGGGCTGA
- a CDS encoding type II toxin-antitoxin system PemK/MazF family toxin, producing MRPIHVAELDKARPVLVLTRELVRPHLSSVTVAPITTTVRGLSTEVPLGRANGLDQDCVVSCDNVQTVPASALGRQIGYLLPDQEARLALAIALAFDLEPE from the coding sequence ATGCGGCCCATCCACGTCGCCGAGCTCGACAAGGCGCGACCGGTGCTCGTCCTCACGCGAGAGCTCGTGCGTCCCCACCTGTCGAGCGTCACGGTGGCGCCGATCACCACCACCGTGCGGGGGCTGTCCACCGAGGTGCCCCTCGGCCGCGCGAACGGGCTCGACCAGGACTGCGTCGTGAGCTGCGACAACGTCCAGACCGTGCCCGCGTCGGCGCTCGGACGGCAGATCGGCTACCTGCTGCCCGACCAGGAGGCCCGGCTCGCGCTGGCCATCGCCCTGGCCTTCGACCTGGAGCCGGAGTAG
- a CDS encoding SDR family NAD(P)-dependent oxidoreductase encodes METALVPAPLALVTGASSGIGLEIAVRLAELGHDLVVTADDDQLALAADGLTQHGRAVRAVRADLTQPAGVDALVADVTGTGRPLDLLVLNAGVGAGGAFLDVALEDHLRTIALDVVAPVRLAHALLPAMVARGSGRVLVTSSVAALMPGPYYATYAAAKAFDLSFAQALRYELRDTGVSVTALLPGPTDTDFFERADMQDTRVAQGGKDDPADVARQAVDGLLAGDEKVVVHSVRARGQAAAGALLSDGAGAALQARFTEPLRTEEPAEG; translated from the coding sequence ATGGAGACGGCTCTGGTTCCCGCACCGCTCGCACTGGTCACGGGCGCGTCGAGCGGCATCGGCCTCGAGATCGCCGTCCGGCTGGCCGAGCTGGGCCACGACCTGGTCGTCACGGCCGACGACGACCAGCTGGCGCTCGCAGCCGACGGACTGACGCAGCACGGCCGGGCCGTCCGCGCGGTCCGCGCGGACCTGACGCAGCCGGCGGGCGTCGACGCGCTGGTCGCGGACGTGACGGGGACCGGCCGACCGCTGGACCTCCTCGTCCTCAACGCGGGGGTGGGCGCGGGCGGCGCCTTCCTCGACGTCGCGCTCGAGGACCACCTGCGCACGATCGCGCTCGACGTCGTCGCACCCGTCCGGCTCGCGCACGCGCTGCTGCCCGCGATGGTGGCGCGCGGCTCGGGCCGGGTGCTCGTGACGTCGTCGGTGGCCGCGCTGATGCCCGGCCCGTACTACGCGACGTACGCCGCGGCGAAGGCGTTCGACCTGTCGTTCGCCCAGGCGCTGCGGTACGAGCTGCGCGACACCGGGGTGAGCGTGACCGCGCTGCTGCCGGGGCCGACGGACACCGACTTCTTCGAGCGTGCGGACATGCAGGACACGCGCGTGGCGCAGGGTGGCAAGGACGACCCCGCCGACGTCGCACGGCAGGCGGTCGACGGGCTGCTCGCCGGTGACGAGAAGGTGGTGGTGCACTCGGTGCGGGCCCGGGGCCAGGCCGCGGCCGGTGCGCTGCTGAGCGACGGTGCCGGTGCGGCGCTGCAGGCCCGGTTCACCGAGCCGCTGCGGACCGAGGAGCCCGCCGAGGGCTGA
- a CDS encoding alpha-glucuronidase encodes MSASTSTHVHPAWLPDAAFAPLGSRRVLVAVGPDAGPVGATVVDEVRRATATHGGSLTVLAPGEALPDAASVRSHDLVLVVASRAHTRGSGAARQVPPPALAEQPPHPNDPLVAAATDGALVATGGVADFSPDMFVRVRAAGTTVVVAGAAAGLLYGLHDVMRLGETAFGDCDIDVTDLPVAPVRMLDHWDNIDVHPVMGQVERGYAGGSIFYADGRVREDLSRVAAYARLLGSIGVNAVAINNVNVHRTEARLLTDGLDDVARVADVFRPHGVRTYLSVSFASPVVLGGLSTSDPADPDVQAWWAAAADRVYATIPDFGGFVVKADSEGQPGPFAYGRDHADGANLLARALRPHGGTVFWRAFVYNHEQDWRDRRTDRARAAYDHFAPLDGRFDDNVVLQVKYGPIDFQTREPISPVLAAMPRTRLAVELQVTQEYTGHQKHVCYLGPLWSQVLTFPLADDATRPVSWIVSGLPGPASDDDTGFLPAGGVTAVSNVGDDEFWTGHPLAQANLYAYGRLAWNPEADPVALLDEWIGLTFPGADPRVRETLHTLMDDSWLTYEAYTAPLGVGFMVDPGRQHYGPNVDGYEYSKWGTYHFADRDGIGVDRTVATGTGYAGQYPSPWRETYEDLATCPDELLLFFHHVPYGHVLHSGKSVVQHIYDSRADAVDVVTSWVDAWQTLHGLVDDRLHARVAERLTEQVRSATEWRDQLRSYFFRKSGVPDASGRPIY; translated from the coding sequence GTGAGCGCCTCGACCTCCACCCACGTCCATCCTGCGTGGCTGCCCGACGCCGCGTTCGCACCGCTCGGTTCCCGACGCGTGCTCGTGGCCGTCGGCCCCGACGCGGGCCCGGTCGGCGCGACCGTCGTCGACGAGGTGCGGCGGGCGACCGCCACGCACGGCGGGTCGCTCACGGTCCTCGCGCCCGGTGAGGCGCTGCCCGACGCCGCGTCCGTCCGGTCGCACGACCTCGTGCTGGTCGTGGCGTCACGCGCCCACACCCGCGGCAGCGGGGCGGCCCGGCAGGTGCCGCCGCCGGCGCTCGCCGAGCAGCCGCCGCACCCGAACGACCCGCTGGTCGCCGCGGCCACCGACGGCGCGCTCGTCGCCACCGGTGGGGTGGCGGACTTCAGCCCGGACATGTTCGTGCGGGTGCGGGCCGCAGGCACCACCGTGGTCGTCGCCGGCGCCGCGGCGGGCCTGCTCTACGGCCTGCATGACGTGATGAGGCTCGGCGAGACGGCGTTCGGGGACTGCGACATCGACGTCACCGACCTCCCGGTCGCACCGGTCCGCATGCTCGACCACTGGGACAACATCGACGTCCACCCCGTGATGGGCCAGGTCGAGCGCGGGTATGCCGGCGGCTCGATCTTCTACGCCGACGGCCGCGTGCGCGAGGACCTCTCGCGGGTCGCCGCGTACGCCCGGCTGCTCGGGTCGATCGGCGTCAACGCGGTGGCGATCAACAACGTCAACGTCCACCGCACCGAGGCGCGCCTGCTCACCGACGGTCTGGACGACGTCGCGCGGGTCGCCGACGTGTTCCGGCCGCACGGTGTGCGGACGTACCTGTCGGTGTCGTTCGCGTCGCCCGTCGTCCTCGGCGGGCTGTCCACGTCGGACCCGGCGGACCCCGACGTGCAGGCGTGGTGGGCGGCCGCCGCGGACCGCGTCTACGCGACGATCCCCGACTTCGGCGGCTTCGTCGTCAAGGCGGACTCCGAGGGCCAGCCCGGCCCGTTCGCGTACGGCCGGGACCACGCCGACGGCGCGAACCTGCTGGCCCGGGCGCTGCGCCCGCACGGCGGCACGGTGTTCTGGCGTGCGTTCGTCTACAACCACGAGCAGGACTGGCGCGACCGCCGCACCGACCGCGCGCGAGCCGCGTACGACCACTTCGCGCCGCTCGACGGCCGGTTCGACGACAACGTCGTGCTGCAGGTCAAGTACGGGCCCATCGACTTCCAGACCCGCGAGCCGATCTCGCCCGTGCTGGCCGCGATGCCCCGGACCCGACTGGCCGTCGAGCTCCAGGTCACGCAGGAGTACACGGGCCACCAGAAGCACGTGTGCTACCTGGGGCCGCTGTGGTCGCAGGTGCTGACGTTCCCGCTCGCCGACGACGCGACGCGGCCCGTGTCGTGGATCGTCTCGGGGCTGCCGGGCCCGGCGTCCGACGACGACACCGGGTTCCTGCCGGCCGGCGGCGTCACCGCCGTGTCCAACGTCGGGGACGACGAGTTCTGGACCGGCCACCCGCTCGCGCAGGCCAACCTGTACGCGTACGGGCGGCTCGCCTGGAACCCGGAGGCGGACCCGGTCGCGCTGCTCGACGAGTGGATCGGCCTGACGTTCCCGGGCGCCGACCCGCGCGTGCGCGAGACGCTGCACACGCTCATGGACGACTCGTGGCTGACCTACGAGGCGTACACCGCGCCGCTGGGCGTCGGTTTCATGGTCGACCCGGGGCGTCAGCACTACGGCCCGAACGTCGACGGGTACGAGTACTCGAAGTGGGGCACGTACCACTTCGCGGACCGCGACGGCATCGGCGTCGACCGCACCGTCGCGACGGGCACCGGCTACGCCGGGCAGTACCCGTCACCGTGGCGCGAGACGTACGAGGACCTGGCCACGTGCCCCGACGAGCTGCTGCTGTTCTTCCACCACGTGCCGTACGGCCACGTCCTGCACAGCGGGAAGAGCGTCGTCCAGCACATCTACGACTCGCGCGCCGACGCCGTCGACGTGGTGACGTCCTGGGTCGACGCGTGGCAGACGCTGCACGGACTGGTGGACGACCGGCTGCACGCCCGCGTCGCCGAGCGACTGACGGAGCAGGTCCGCTCCGCCACCGAGTGGCGCGACCAGCTCCGCTCGTACTTCTTCCGCAAGTCCGGCGTCCCCGACGCGAGCGGCCGCCCGATCTACTGA
- a CDS encoding ribbon-helix-helix domain-containing protein, whose protein sequence is MTIQITVRLDDDLVQAVDALVAEGRARSRAAVVEVALERHLRRELATRDVEILRGDPSGTDLDALAAWSHQLPAPRGLD, encoded by the coding sequence ATGACGATCCAGATCACCGTGCGCCTGGACGACGACCTCGTCCAGGCTGTCGACGCGCTCGTGGCCGAGGGACGCGCGCGCAGCCGTGCGGCGGTCGTCGAGGTCGCCCTCGAGCGTCACCTCCGACGTGAGCTCGCGACGCGGGACGTCGAGATCCTGCGCGGAGACCCGTCCGGCACGGACCTCGACGCGCTCGCCGCATGGAGTCACCAGCTGCCCGCACCACGCGGGCTCGACTGA
- a CDS encoding LacI family DNA-binding transcriptional regulator, producing the protein MAVRRQPTLRDVAAAAGVAVSTASRALTRPGRVNANTADRVVAVAKELGYIPSASARALLSGRTATVALVLPDVTNPFFFGLVRGTGARLRESGYVQVLADTEESAEVELDTLRKLRGQVDGAVLAASRLSDEQIGAAAADLALVVVNRTIPGTPGVLLDTAGGMVQALEHLASSGHTRVAYASGPATSWSDRRRREALEPAAVRLGVELVVLGPYAPLRASGAQAADAATDAGVTAVIAFNDLLAFGVLERLDARGIAVPERMSVIGCDDIFGADLVRPALTTVASPVEQAGRMAADLLLARLEGGRSGDEDGDGFDEPAVSARDAAFPVMLPTRLIVRSSTGAAG; encoded by the coding sequence ATGGCCGTCAGGCGGCAGCCCACGTTGCGTGACGTCGCTGCGGCGGCAGGAGTCGCGGTGTCGACCGCCTCGCGCGCGCTCACCAGGCCGGGTCGGGTCAACGCCAACACAGCCGACCGCGTCGTCGCGGTCGCCAAGGAGCTCGGGTACATCCCCAGCGCCTCCGCCCGCGCGCTGCTCTCCGGACGCACCGCGACCGTCGCGCTCGTGCTCCCCGACGTCACCAACCCGTTCTTCTTCGGGCTGGTCCGCGGCACCGGCGCCCGGCTGCGCGAGTCGGGGTACGTGCAGGTCCTGGCGGACACCGAGGAGTCCGCCGAGGTCGAGCTCGACACGCTGCGCAAGCTGCGCGGGCAGGTCGACGGCGCCGTGCTCGCCGCCTCGCGCCTGTCCGACGAGCAGATCGGGGCGGCCGCGGCCGACCTCGCGCTCGTCGTCGTCAACCGCACCATCCCCGGGACCCCGGGAGTGCTGCTCGACACGGCCGGCGGCATGGTGCAGGCGCTCGAGCACCTCGCGTCGTCGGGGCACACGCGGGTCGCCTACGCGTCGGGACCCGCGACGTCCTGGTCGGACCGTCGACGCCGTGAGGCGCTCGAGCCGGCCGCCGTGCGCCTCGGCGTCGAGCTCGTGGTGCTCGGTCCCTACGCGCCGCTCCGCGCGTCCGGCGCGCAGGCCGCCGACGCGGCGACCGACGCCGGCGTCACCGCCGTGATCGCGTTCAACGACCTCCTGGCGTTCGGCGTCCTGGAGCGGCTCGACGCCCGCGGCATCGCCGTGCCCGAGCGCATGAGCGTGATCGGCTGCGACGACATCTTCGGTGCCGACCTCGTCCGCCCCGCCCTGACGACCGTGGCGTCGCCCGTGGAGCAGGCGGGCCGCATGGCCGCGGACCTGCTGCTCGCGCGGCTCGAGGGAGGCAGGTCGGGCGACGAGGACGGCGACGGGTTCGACGAACCGGCCGTCTCCGCGCGCGACGCGGCCTTCCCGGTGATGCTGCCCACCCGCCTGATCGTCCGGTCGTCGACGGGCGCGGCGGGCTGA
- a CDS encoding aldo/keto reductase: protein MSALDPYRAADDRYATMTYRRTGRSGLDLPALSLGLWHNFGDTTPFATQRDVLRRAVDLGITHLDLANNYGPQPGAAEENFGRHLAADLRPYRDELVISTKAGYDMWSGPYQDGGSRKYLLASLDASLRRMGLDYVDVFYHHRPDPSTPIEETMGALAQAVRSGKALYVGISNYSPSQTREAHAVLVEMGVRLLIHQPSYSMFNRHVENVGAGQHESLLDVVGELGLGTIVFSPLAQGLLTDKYLGGQAPAGSRAAGASPFLSQGAISESYLARARALNEIAAGRGQTLAQLALSWVLRDERVTSALVGASSVAQLEDNVAALSAPPLTDDELAAIDEHAIDGTGR from the coding sequence ATGTCCGCGCTCGACCCGTACCGTGCCGCCGACGACCGGTACGCGACCATGACCTACCGCCGCACGGGACGCTCGGGGCTCGACCTGCCGGCGCTGTCGCTCGGGCTGTGGCACAACTTCGGGGACACCACGCCGTTCGCCACGCAGCGCGACGTCCTGCGCCGCGCAGTCGACCTCGGCATCACGCACCTCGACCTGGCGAACAACTACGGACCGCAGCCCGGCGCCGCGGAGGAGAACTTCGGCCGGCACCTCGCGGCGGACCTGCGCCCGTACCGCGACGAGCTCGTCATCTCCACCAAGGCGGGCTACGACATGTGGTCCGGGCCGTACCAGGACGGCGGGTCCCGCAAGTACCTGCTGGCGTCGCTCGACGCGTCCCTGCGGCGCATGGGCCTGGACTACGTCGACGTGTTCTACCACCACCGTCCGGACCCCTCGACGCCGATCGAGGAGACCATGGGCGCGCTGGCGCAGGCCGTGCGCAGCGGCAAGGCGCTGTACGTCGGGATCTCCAACTACTCGCCGTCGCAGACCCGTGAGGCGCACGCGGTGCTCGTCGAGATGGGCGTGCGGCTGCTCATCCACCAGCCCAGCTACTCGATGTTCAACCGGCACGTCGAGAACGTCGGCGCCGGGCAGCACGAGTCGCTGCTCGACGTGGTCGGCGAGCTGGGCCTCGGGACCATCGTGTTCTCGCCGCTGGCCCAGGGGCTGCTGACGGACAAGTACCTGGGCGGCCAGGCGCCGGCGGGATCGCGGGCGGCCGGGGCGAGCCCGTTCCTGTCGCAGGGTGCGATCTCGGAGTCGTACCTGGCCCGGGCCCGCGCGCTGAACGAGATCGCCGCGGGCCGCGGCCAGACGCTCGCGCAGCTCGCGCTGTCGTGGGTGCTGCGCGACGAGCGCGTCACGTCCGCGCTGGTCGGTGCCAGCTCGGTGGCGCAGCTGGAGGACAACGTCGCGGCGCTGTCGGCACCGCCGCTGACGGACGACGAGCTGGCGGCGATCGACGAGCACGCGATCGACGGCACCGGCCGCTGA